Proteins co-encoded in one Pocillopora verrucosa isolate sample1 chromosome 1, ASM3666991v2, whole genome shotgun sequence genomic window:
- the LOC131772214 gene encoding tripartite motif-containing protein 3-like yields the protein MATAAPTGSSSKETTNYARLCRLLVDVGTQALRDTFDAIHPPANLHTILTANKTMLQSLRKRKVINATQWGMLFPAIPSSVSSANFDITLLMVLLRNVCSLHPPTTGWDTLPAVTDVSHAADIARVKYYRNTVYGHAECASIDDATFNTYWGDIRNTLVRIGGAKYKVDIDNLETECMDPEVEEHCKELLSQWKKDEENVKAKLDEVIKKLDDLKTSSLPQRKEFAIEGKSTVLEELSEDSAMCKEKGHETEPLDGYCNNCKVSICDRCGETRHIHHTKVNLQQATEEEKLKLEETVEQVKMQIVDLEVEIKTTTELFTVCKEKIAKARKDVGTTVEELIRVLKEHERSILTELDLIEKAQQRDYLTQLEQLQASVRELKGSVRNCEEILHKNVCVETVQAQQAEIERSKGVLTALKLDIYRPCHLCYGADKDYIENLTGKAPGEVLVTKTDPSRSILRWHYERKFRAGKYTPFDIVTCDSRGWECYYQEIDEIKVTVQTPTGMDLDLKYMSYCQGTYTYHYRPLCDGEHKVTVLINSQPLSGSPWTLRASPYEYSSFKLFGTARFEEPCAVAIDKRTENLALADRKKQRVQLFSRNLEYLTELGQNGPAAIKLKNITSLAFTHSGDVIVVASGSVICFTISGEFTGCINNKTLNSPFSLTIALDGCMIVCDTGDKSVKVLSPDGTEMLQSFSALDCDNSPWEAVCFQDMFFVSYPTAGCVKTFNNDGDFLYDIGNGGEGQLSKPRGLAVDVFGNLIVCDEGNKALNVYKPDGTFVKSIKSHLVGCPCSIAVYPSIELVQMIVSDLEKKSFIRVL from the exons ATGGCTACCGCAGCACCAACAGGTTCCTCGAGCAAGGAGACAACTAACTACGCTCGCCTATGTCGTCTGCTGGTTGATGTGGGTACCCAGGCCCTTAGGGACACATTTGATGCCATCCATCCACCAGCCAATCTTCACACAATTTTGACAGCCAATAAAACCATGTTACAATCtctgagaaaaagaaaggtaatAAACGCGACCCAATGGGGAATGCTCTTTCCAGCCATCCCTTCTTCAGTTTCATCGGCCAATTTTGACATCACACTTTTAATGGTTCTGTTGCGAAACGTATGCAGTCTACATCCTCCTACAACAGGCTGGGATACGCTTCCTGCTGTTACAGACGTAAGCCATGCAGCTGATATCGCCCGCGTTAAATATTACAGAAACACTGTATACGGTCATGCTGAGTGCGCTTCAATAGATGATGCAACGTTCAACACATACTGGGGTGACATCCGTAACACTCTGGTGAGAATTGGGGGTGCAAAGTACAAAGTAGACATTGACAATCTTGAAACTGAGTGTATGGACCCTGAGGTTGAAGAACACTGCAAGGAACTTCTCAGCCAATGGAAGAAGGATGAAGAAAACGTTAAAGCTAAATTAGATGAAGTCATCAAAAAGCTGGATGATTTGAAAACATCAAGTTTGCCTCAAAGGAAGGAATTTGCCATCGAAG GCAAATCCACTGTACTGGAAGAGCTGTCGGAAGACTCAGCAATGTGTAAAGAAAAAGGCCATGAGACCGAACCTCTGGATGGCTACTGTAACAACTGTAAAGTTTCCATTTGTGACAGGTGTGGAGAGACTCGTCACATACATCACACCAAAGTTAACCTCCAACAGGCTACTGAGGAAGAGAAACTGAAGTTGGAAGAGACTGTAGAACAAGTGAAAATGCAAATTGTTGACCTTGAGgtggaaattaaaacaacaacagaactATTTACAGTATGTAAGGAAAAAATCGCTAAAGCTCGTAAGGATGTTGGGACGACGGTTGAAGAACTCATTCGTGTATTAAAGGAGCACGAAAGAAGCATCCTGACCGAGTTAGACCTTATTGAAAAAGCCCAACAAAGAGATTATTTGACACAACTGGAGCAATTGCAAGCCTCTGTACGTGAATTAAAAGGCTCTGTGCGAAATTGCGAGGAAATTCTACACAAAAACGTTTGCGTTGAAACTGTGCAAGCACAACAGGCTGAAATTGAGAGGTCTAAAGGTGTTCTAACAGCATTAAAACTAGACATTTATCGGCCATGTCACCTATGCTATGGGGCAGATAAAGACTATATTGAGAATTTGACAGGTAAAGCTCCGGGTGAAGTTCTTGTCACTAAAACTGATCCTTCACGGTCAATTTTAAGATGGCATTATGAGAGAAAATTTAGAGCTGGAAAATACACACCCTTTGACATTGTAACGTGTGATTCACGTGGCTGGGAATGTTACTACCAGGAGATCGATGAGATCAAGGTGACAGTTCAGACTCCGACGGGGATGGACCTTGACCTGAAGTATATGAGTTATTGCCAAGGGACATATACCTATCATTACAGACCACTCTGCGATGGAGAACATAAAGTGACAGTATTAATTAACAGTCAACCGCTTTCAGGTAGTCCGTGGACTTTACGAGCGAGTCCATATGAGTATTCTTCCTTTAAATTATTTGGAACAGCTCGATTCGAAGAACCCTGCGCTGTTGCAATAGACAAGAGGACAGAGAATTTGGCTTTGGCAGATCGAAAGAAACAAAGGGTGCAACTTTTCAGTAGGAATTTGGAATATCTTACAGAACTCGGTCAGAATGGACCAGCAGCGattaaactaaaaaatattacctCACTTGCATTTACCCATTCTGGTGACGTCATTGTCGTTGCCTCTGGAAGtgtaatttgttttacaattagTGGTGAATTTACAGGGTGCATCAACAACAAAACTCTCAATTCTCCTTTTTCACTGACTATTGCGTTAGATGGCTGTATGATAGTGTGCGATACAGGTGACAAGTCAGTCAAGGTTCTCTCCCCTGACGGGACAGAAATGCTACAGTCCTTCAGTGCTCTAGACTGTGATAACTCCCCGTGGGAAGCTGTTTGTTTCCAAGACATGTTCTTCGTGTCTTACCCCACAGCTGGTTGtgttaaaacatttaacaatGACGGGGATTTTCTATATGATATTGGGAATGGAGGTGAAGGTCAATTGAGTAAGCCTCGTGGACTCGCTGTTGATGTTTTTGGAAATTTGATAGTTTGTGACGAGGGAAACAAAGCTTTGAACGTTTACAAACCAGATGGAACTTTTGTAAAAAGCATTAAGAGTCATCTTGTAGGCTGTCCCTGCT